One Pygocentrus nattereri isolate fPygNat1 chromosome 23, fPygNat1.pri, whole genome shotgun sequence genomic window carries:
- the gng10 gene encoding guanine nucleotide-binding protein G(I)/G(S)/G(O) subunit gamma-10, whose protein sequence is MSSNSNLTSMRRTVEQLQLEASVERIKVSQAAAELQQYCLQNASKDALLVGVPTGSNPFREPRSCSIF, encoded by the exons ATGTCTTCTAACTCCAACTTGACGAGCATGCGGAGGACCGTCGAGCAGCTGCAGCTGGAGGCCAGCGTGGAGCGGATTAAA GTGTCTCAGGCTGCAGCTGAGCTCCAGCAGTATTGCCTTCAGAATGCCAGCAAAGATGCCCTCCTGGTTGGGGTGCCAACGGGCAGTAATCCCTTCCGAGAGCCACGCTCGTGTTCCATCTTCTAA